In a single window of the Coleofasciculaceae cyanobacterium genome:
- the apcB gene encoding allophycocyanin subunit beta, with protein MRDAVTNLIRNYDIAGRYLDRNAIDSLKDYFTSGTARVAVATIVSGNAATIVRDAGIRLFEEVPELISPGGNAYTTRRYSACLRDMDYYLRYATYALVAGSMDVLDERVLQGLRETYNSLGVPIGPTVVGIQIMKDMLKEMAGNDGVENTNFIDEPFEYMTRQLSELSV; from the coding sequence ATGCGAGACGCAGTTACCAATTTAATCAGAAATTACGATATTGCCGGTCGTTATCTAGACCGTAATGCGATCGATAGTCTCAAAGACTATTTTACCTCTGGTACTGCCAGAGTCGCTGTGGCAACTATAGTTAGCGGGAATGCTGCCACAATCGTACGAGATGCAGGGATTAGACTATTTGAAGAAGTGCCAGAACTAATCAGTCCTGGAGGTAACGCCTATACCACCCGTCGCTACTCTGCTTGCTTACGTGATATGGACTACTATCTACGCTATGCTACCTATGCTTTAGTTGCGGGAAGCATGGACGTTTTAGATGAAAGAGTATTACAGGGTTTGCGCGAGACATACAACTCCTTAGGAGTGCCAATTGGTCCTACCGTAGTGGGAATTCAAATTATGAAAGATATGCTCAAGGAAATGGCAGGCAACGACGGGGTTGAAAATACTAATTTTATTGATGAGCCTTTTGAATATATGACTCGCCAGCTAAGCGAACTTTCTGTCTAG
- a CDS encoding NUDIX hydrolase, which translates to MSVSNEPPEILEQKLSYKGRKFDYEVIKLRLPNGVTGEWECIRHPGGALAVPVTADGKFVLVKQYRFTVEGRLLEFPAGTVEAQESPLETIKREIEEETGYKASKWQDMGKFILAPGYSDEYIYAFLAQDLEKLETPPEQDEDEDIEVVLMSEAELETAILSGEPIDGKSIACFYLARAYLKR; encoded by the coding sequence ATGTCCGTAAGTAACGAACCTCCAGAAATTTTAGAGCAAAAGCTATCGTACAAAGGACGCAAATTTGATTATGAGGTAATTAAACTGCGTTTACCCAATGGTGTTACAGGAGAATGGGAATGTATTCGTCATCCTGGGGGAGCTTTAGCTGTTCCCGTAACTGCTGATGGTAAGTTTGTTTTAGTCAAGCAGTATCGCTTTACTGTAGAGGGTAGATTATTAGAATTTCCAGCGGGGACGGTAGAAGCCCAGGAATCTCCCTTGGAGACAATTAAGCGAGAAATAGAGGAAGAAACGGGTTATAAAGCTAGCAAATGGCAGGATATGGGCAAATTTATCCTAGCACCAGGATATTCTGATGAATATATTTATGCTTTTTTGGCACAAGATTTAGAAAAGTTGGAAACTCCACCTGAACAAGACGAAGACGAAGATATTGAAGTGGTATTGATGAGTGAAGCAGAATTGGAGACAGCAATTCTATCAGGTGAACCGATAGACGGAAAATCGATCGCCTGTTTTTATCTAGCGCGAGCTTATTTAAAACGGTAA
- a CDS encoding Bax inhibitor-1 family protein, whose protein sequence is MSNTSNFKKAMQEVQGQSVLGPNVITNALPYLGGGLVLTALGTYGGLGVIASRPDLFMPTFIGAIIAELVLFFVARGVAQQGNNSTALPLLALYSLLSGYTLSGIVYLALSNSGVGIQGVGIAALGCGVTFIAGRKIGSNLSDEDGLALAQTVRLGVTALLVVLVGQLLFSVFGVYTPSWLEVAISGVGVALFAGVAVVDFYILPRTYKDEQYLPAALSMYLTYINLFVFILRLLIAMNSRD, encoded by the coding sequence ATGAGTAATACTAGTAACTTTAAAAAAGCAATGCAGGAGGTTCAAGGACAGTCAGTCCTCGGTCCAAATGTCATTACCAATGCACTTCCTTATTTAGGTGGGGGGTTAGTCTTAACCGCTTTAGGAACTTATGGCGGTTTGGGTGTAATTGCCTCTCGTCCTGATTTATTTATGCCCACCTTTATTGGGGCAATCATTGCCGAATTAGTTCTCTTTTTTGTAGCTCGTGGAGTTGCTCAACAGGGAAATAATAGCACCGCTTTACCTTTGCTTGCTCTCTACAGCCTCTTGTCTGGCTATACTCTTAGCGGTATCGTTTATCTAGCTTTAAGTAATTCTGGAGTGGGTATTCAGGGAGTTGGTATTGCAGCACTTGGTTGCGGTGTCACTTTTATCGCAGGACGCAAAATTGGCTCTAATCTATCGGATGAAGATGGGTTGGCTTTAGCGCAGACGGTGCGTCTTGGGGTTACAGCCTTATTAGTTGTCTTGGTAGGACAATTACTATTTTCTGTCTTTGGAGTTTACACTCCTAGCTGGTTAGAAGTTGCTATTTCTGGAGTTGGGGTTGCCCTCTTTGCAGGTGTAGCAGTAGTTGACTTTTATATTTTGCCTCGCACATATAAAGATGAGCAATATTTACCAGCTGCTCTTTCAATGTATCTAACCTATATCAACCTCTTTGTATTTATTCTCCGTTTGTTGATTGCTATGAACAGCCGCGATTAA
- the groL gene encoding chaperonin GroEL (60 kDa chaperone family; promotes refolding of misfolded polypeptides especially under stressful conditions; forms two stacked rings of heptamers to form a barrel-shaped 14mer; ends can be capped by GroES; misfolded proteins enter the barrel where they are refolded when GroES binds) translates to MAKSIIYNDEARRALEKGIDLLAEAVAVTLGPKGRNVVLEKKFGAPQIVNDGVTIAKEIELEDHIENTGVSLIRQAASKTNDVAGDGTTTATVLAHAIVKEGLRNVAAGANPIAIKRGIDKAIEFLVGKIKEQAQPVGDSKAIAQVGTISAGNDEEVGNMISQAMDKVGKEGVISLEEGKSMTTELEITEGMRFDKGYISPYFVTDTERMEAALEEPLILITDKKINLVQDLVPVLEQVARQGKPLVIIAEDIEKEALATLVVNRLRGVLNVAAIKAPGFGDRRKAMLEDIAVLTGGQVISEDAGLKLETATVETLGKARRINITKDSTTIVAEGNEAGVKSRCQQIRRQIEASDSSYDQEKLQERLAKLSGGVAVIKVGAATETEMKDRKLRLEDAINATKAAVEEGIVPGGGTTLAHLAPGLEEWASANLKDEALTGATIVARALTAPLRRIAENAGQNGAVVAERVKEKDFNIGFNAATNEYVDMFEAGIVDPAKVTRSALQNAASIAGMVLTTECIVVDKPEKNKGAAAAGGGGDFDY, encoded by the coding sequence ATGGCTAAATCTATTATCTATAACGACGAAGCCCGTCGTGCGCTAGAAAAAGGAATCGATTTATTGGCAGAAGCGGTAGCCGTTACCCTTGGTCCTAAAGGACGCAACGTAGTCCTGGAAAAAAAATTTGGCGCGCCCCAAATTGTCAATGATGGAGTAACGATCGCCAAAGAAATCGAGTTAGAAGATCACATCGAGAATACAGGCGTATCCTTAATTCGTCAAGCAGCTTCTAAGACCAACGATGTTGCTGGAGACGGAACTACCACGGCGACAGTTTTGGCTCATGCCATTGTCAAAGAAGGCTTACGTAACGTGGCAGCAGGGGCAAACCCAATTGCCATTAAGCGTGGTATTGATAAAGCAATTGAGTTTCTCGTCGGCAAAATTAAAGAGCAGGCTCAACCCGTGGGCGATTCCAAAGCGATCGCTCAAGTAGGAACAATCTCAGCAGGTAACGATGAAGAAGTCGGCAACATGATTTCTCAGGCGATGGATAAAGTCGGCAAAGAAGGTGTAATTTCTCTAGAAGAAGGTAAGTCTATGACTACTGAACTAGAAATCACCGAAGGGATGCGCTTTGATAAAGGCTATATCTCTCCTTACTTTGTGACCGATACCGAACGCATGGAAGCAGCTTTAGAAGAGCCTCTAATTCTAATTACCGATAAAAAAATCAATCTGGTACAAGACTTAGTTCCTGTATTAGAACAGGTAGCTCGTCAGGGAAAACCTTTGGTAATTATTGCTGAAGACATTGAAAAAGAAGCTTTAGCTACCTTAGTGGTTAACCGTCTCAGGGGTGTGCTAAACGTGGCAGCTATTAAAGCTCCTGGTTTTGGCGATCGCCGTAAAGCAATGCTAGAAGATATCGCTGTATTAACTGGTGGACAAGTAATCTCTGAAGATGCAGGTCTAAAATTAGAAACTGCCACTGTCGAGACGCTCGGTAAAGCTCGTCGGATCAACATTACCAAAGACAGCACGACTATTGTTGCCGAAGGTAATGAAGCAGGGGTTAAAAGTCGCTGTCAGCAAATTCGCCGTCAAATAGAAGCAAGCGATTCTTCTTATGACCAAGAAAAACTACAGGAGCGTTTGGCTAAACTTTCTGGTGGTGTAGCGGTAATCAAAGTTGGTGCTGCGACTGAAACCGAAATGAAAGACCGTAAATTGCGTCTTGAAGATGCGATTAACGCAACTAAAGCAGCGGTTGAAGAAGGTATTGTTCCTGGTGGCGGTACTACTTTAGCTCACCTGGCTCCCGGCTTAGAAGAGTGGGCAAGTGCCAACCTCAAAGATGAAGCCCTAACTGGTGCAACTATTGTGGCTCGTGCTTTGACTGCTCCTTTGAGAAGAATTGCCGAAAATGCAGGTCAAAACGGTGCTGTAGTTGCCGAAAGAGTTAAAGAAAAAGACTTTAACATTGGCTTTAACGCTGCTACGAATGAATATGTCGATATGTTTGAGGCTGGTATTGTTGACCCGGCCAAAGTAACTCGTTCTGCACTGCAAAACGCTGCATCGATCGCGGGAATGGTATTAACTACTGAATGTATTGTGGTTGACAAACCCGAGAAAAATAAAGGTGCTGCTGCTGCTGGCGGTGGCGGTGATTTTGATTATTAA
- the groES gene encoding co-chaperone GroES, with protein MAAISINVTTVKPLGDRVFIKVSASEEKTAGGILLPDAAKEKPQVGEVVGVGPGKPKDDGGHTPLEVKVGDKVLYSKYAGTDIKLGGEDYVLLSEKDILAAVS; from the coding sequence ATGGCAGCTATTAGTATTAACGTTACAACTGTAAAGCCTTTAGGCGATCGCGTATTCATCAAAGTCAGTGCCAGTGAAGAAAAAACTGCTGGTGGAATTTTATTACCCGATGCAGCTAAAGAAAAGCCTCAAGTCGGCGAAGTTGTAGGTGTTGGCCCTGGTAAGCCTAAAGATGATGGTGGTCATACACCTTTAGAAGTAAAAGTGGGCGATAAAGTTCTTTACTCCAAATACGCGGGAACTGATATTAAGCTAGGTGGCGAAGATTATGTCTTGCTATCTGAAAAAGATATTTTGGCAGCAGTCTCTTAA
- a CDS encoding translation initiation factor — protein MAEKRKSNQNRIAYQEFGNSDNSQALTRGVPDLPPNKQDLRIQATRSGRKGKTVTIIAGFQHQPETLVKLLKKLKSQCGSGGTVKDNTLEIQGEHKQQLLETLTKLGYKAKISGG, from the coding sequence ATGGCTGAAAAACGTAAATCAAATCAAAATCGTATTGCTTATCAAGAATTTGGCAACAGTGATAATTCTCAAGCGTTAACTAGAGGAGTTCCTGATTTACCACCCAACAAACAGGATCTGAGAATACAGGCAACGCGATCGGGGCGTAAAGGTAAAACCGTCACTATAATCGCTGGATTTCAACACCAGCCTGAAACTCTGGTTAAACTTTTGAAAAAGTTAAAAAGTCAATGTGGTAGTGGTGGTACGGTCAAAGATAACACTCTAGAGATTCAGGGAGAGCATAAACAGCAACTATTAGAAACTTTAACGAAATTAGGTTATAAAGCTAAAATTAGCGGTGGCTAA